The proteins below come from a single Streptomyces tubercidicus genomic window:
- a CDS encoding TnsA-like heteromeric transposase endonuclease subunit produces MTAECDWASVLLDALTAASPYRTFRWYLGQRHYSGVYWSATVGDHVVYESRLELSRLLLADFDARVSAIVAQPFLLTTWIEGKRRRHIPDYLLVTDDGPVVVDVKPRHRLEDPKVALAFAWTRQVVESRGWAYEVFSEPPAAELENVRFLAGYRRSGLFDQSLVDEVAGQVADGMSLGDCFLVLPDQPRPLVKSTVLHLLWVGRLVCDLSRPLSPGHSVRRAA; encoded by the coding sequence GTGACCGCGGAATGTGACTGGGCCTCGGTTCTTCTCGACGCTTTGACTGCTGCCTCTCCGTATCGGACGTTCCGCTGGTACCTGGGACAGAGGCACTACTCGGGGGTGTACTGGTCTGCGACGGTGGGCGACCACGTTGTGTACGAGTCGCGGTTGGAACTCAGCCGCCTGCTGCTGGCCGACTTCGACGCCCGCGTGAGCGCCATCGTCGCGCAGCCGTTTCTCCTCACGACGTGGATCGAGGGAAAGCGGCGACGTCACATTCCTGACTACCTCCTGGTCACGGATGACGGTCCGGTGGTGGTGGACGTCAAGCCGAGGCATCGGCTGGAGGACCCGAAGGTCGCGCTGGCCTTCGCGTGGACGCGGCAAGTGGTCGAGTCACGCGGCTGGGCGTACGAGGTGTTCAGCGAGCCGCCGGCCGCCGAGCTGGAGAACGTGCGTTTCCTGGCGGGGTACCGCAGGAGTGGGCTGTTCGACCAGAGCCTGGTGGATGAGGTGGCCGGGCAGGTGGCGGACGGGATGTCCTTGGGGGACTGCTTCCTGGTACTGCCGGATCAGCCCCGGCCGCTGGTGAAGTCCACGGTGTTGCATCTGCTCTGGGTAGGCCGCCTGGTCTGCGACCTGAGCCGTCCGCTCAGCCCTGGACACTCGGTGAGGAGGGCCGCATGA
- a CDS encoding endonuclease domain-containing protein, with protein MNRQSYIPPAAKKKCEACGKPYSPLRRGKCQPCYRRETRYGSTEYMRKEVEGTSLDFVLGHCTESGACLVWTGTVSKEGRPQTTDRKHWREEGKARQILLHRWMYEHHTGQTLRKGQHVKQTCGNKLCLSPAHLSTSQPRPGRTPLGEAGRYKGKERRKDHLERCAHGHKWTDESLYIDPKGRRICRICQAASTMRRQGKDPSDHEWKRRKAWDDTPECSNGHVYAEVGWYFNGEARVCRKCFAEKERKRWLRVSYGMALEDFETLLVTQNFACGICTVPFDLDVREFTPCVDHSHSSGQVRGLLCHACNLGIGHFKDDLERLHSAIKYLEMAGSAAVR; from the coding sequence ATGAATCGTCAGAGCTATATCCCTCCCGCAGCAAAAAAGAAGTGCGAGGCGTGTGGGAAGCCCTACTCACCTCTGCGCCGTGGCAAGTGCCAACCTTGCTACCGGCGGGAGACGCGTTACGGCTCGACCGAGTACATGCGTAAGGAGGTCGAAGGCACCTCGCTCGACTTCGTGCTCGGGCACTGCACCGAGTCAGGGGCGTGCCTGGTATGGACTGGCACGGTGAGCAAAGAAGGACGGCCCCAGACCACGGACCGCAAACACTGGCGAGAAGAGGGGAAGGCGCGGCAGATCCTCTTGCACCGCTGGATGTACGAGCACCATACGGGTCAGACCTTGCGCAAGGGGCAGCACGTCAAGCAGACGTGCGGGAACAAGCTCTGCTTGTCGCCGGCGCACCTCTCCACCTCCCAACCCCGTCCAGGGCGCACGCCCCTCGGTGAAGCGGGGCGGTACAAGGGCAAGGAACGGCGGAAGGATCACCTCGAACGCTGTGCGCACGGGCACAAGTGGACTGACGAGAGCCTGTACATCGACCCGAAGGGCCGTCGAATCTGTCGCATCTGCCAGGCTGCGTCGACCATGCGGCGGCAGGGGAAAGACCCTAGCGACCACGAGTGGAAGCGCCGTAAGGCGTGGGATGACACCCCTGAGTGTTCGAACGGTCACGTGTACGCGGAGGTCGGTTGGTACTTCAACGGGGAAGCACGTGTCTGTCGGAAATGCTTCGCGGAGAAGGAGCGCAAGCGGTGGCTACGGGTGAGCTACGGGATGGCTCTGGAGGACTTCGAGACCCTGCTGGTAACACAGAACTTCGCCTGTGGCATCTGCACCGTGCCCTTCGATCTGGACGTACGGGAATTCACCCCCTGCGTCGACCACTCCCACTCAAGCGGGCAGGTCAGGGGGCTGCTCTGCCACGCGTGCAATCTCGGCATCGGGCACTTCAAGGACGACCTTGAACGGTTGCACTCCGCAATCAAGTACCTAGAGATGGCAGGATCGGCAGCAGTCCGGTGA
- a CDS encoding TetR/AcrR family transcriptional regulator: MTEPSGRRERKKAATRQKIADTALRLFLERGYDAVGIRDVAAEADVAVTTVFSHFASKEALVFEQDEDFEQRLARAVTGRTPHEPLIPALRREIQALVRHCTADSAAPIWHMIDASPALREYEESMRLRHAESLATTLAAAPDLPQTTTACRTIARFVIDAYSLARDTADPEAAVDEIFRMIEAAWEVACHSRPA, encoded by the coding sequence ATGACCGAGCCGTCCGGACGCCGTGAGCGCAAGAAGGCCGCGACCCGCCAGAAGATCGCTGACACCGCGCTGCGGCTCTTCCTGGAACGCGGCTACGACGCGGTGGGCATCCGTGACGTGGCCGCCGAGGCCGACGTAGCCGTCACCACGGTCTTCTCCCACTTCGCCTCGAAAGAGGCCCTGGTGTTCGAGCAGGACGAGGACTTCGAACAACGCCTCGCGCGGGCGGTCACCGGCCGGACGCCGCACGAGCCGCTCATCCCCGCGCTGCGCCGCGAAATCCAGGCCCTGGTGCGACATTGCACGGCCGACAGCGCCGCCCCGATCTGGCACATGATCGACGCCTCACCCGCCCTGCGGGAGTACGAGGAGTCGATGCGGCTGCGCCACGCCGAGTCGCTGGCCACGACCCTCGCCGCCGCTCCCGACCTGCCACAGACCACAACGGCCTGCCGGACGATCGCAAGGTTCGTGATCGACGCCTACTCGCTGGCCCGCGATACGGCCGATCCGGAGGCCGCGGTGGACGAGATCTTCCGGATGATCGAGGCGGCCTGGGAGGTCGCCTGCCATTCCCGACCTGCGTGA
- a CDS encoding Mu transposase C-terminal domain-containing protein produces the protein MTPVAVRVGVGTRLRVDGETAEVVEVIALPGGMEVLLRDGRDRLSRMSVRELMTSGRAEVIPQGPGPASTDEQETAAVLFARASAEERDEVLERAAHVREVLYGYRSGSADLAAPGEPRPQYATGVPLGRRYAAKAAELGVGVRSVERWAADFQEFGEAGLLPRKVHEPWNKVGRADPRWVEMALEVMGEYTEKSRPGKKLVLEQVAARLVEQHGACTVKLPSRSTGYQWLEQLELKRPTFRQSSKRNAEIAARPKGAYGKLRPTRPGEYLLMDTTRLDVFALDALTLQWMQAEVTVAMDWYTRCITGLAVTPVSTTAADVAGVLFQTFRPRPVGESWPEGAVWPDHGIPRKLLVDWQAVDGPLAQAAGPALAPETLVVDHGKVYLSEHLTSVCRRMGISVQPARLRTGRDKGPIERFFRTMREDLLQALPGYKGPDVHGRGKNPEGDAFFFHHELEEIIREWVATVYHRRPHKGLVDPLVPKLRLSPVQMFEHGLARSGYVEVPRDPDLAYEFLPVKMRTVQHYGVEIDGRRYNGPGIDDFRDMGSSRTGLATRRKPFAVDPGDITRVYFRDPRDRTWHTLRWEHAPAVDMPLSAEALTFARRLAKQNYQHPDDRLAIALLLKRWQLGLGTSLAERRIALRLSREQTLPLPPTSSEDPEITMLPSVSRVLALPTQPQATDEDVAVQADVVDDTDDDDDLLDDIDFYATALKDVE, from the coding sequence ATGACGCCGGTGGCCGTGCGGGTGGGTGTGGGGACGCGCCTGCGGGTGGACGGGGAGACTGCCGAAGTCGTCGAGGTCATCGCTCTGCCTGGCGGCATGGAGGTGCTGCTGAGGGACGGGCGCGACCGGCTGTCGCGAATGTCAGTCCGTGAGCTGATGACCTCCGGCCGGGCCGAGGTCATTCCCCAAGGTCCAGGCCCGGCGTCCACCGACGAGCAGGAGACCGCGGCCGTGCTCTTCGCCAGGGCGAGCGCCGAGGAGCGCGACGAGGTGCTTGAACGCGCCGCTCACGTGCGGGAGGTGCTGTACGGCTACCGCTCCGGCTCGGCGGACCTGGCCGCGCCGGGTGAGCCACGACCGCAGTACGCGACCGGGGTGCCGCTTGGTCGGCGGTATGCGGCCAAGGCGGCCGAACTCGGGGTTGGCGTCCGCTCAGTGGAGCGCTGGGCAGCCGACTTCCAGGAGTTCGGCGAGGCCGGGCTGCTACCCCGGAAGGTTCACGAGCCCTGGAACAAGGTGGGCCGGGCCGACCCCCGTTGGGTGGAGATGGCGCTTGAGGTGATGGGCGAGTACACCGAAAAGTCCCGGCCGGGCAAGAAGCTCGTGCTGGAACAGGTCGCCGCGCGTCTGGTGGAACAGCACGGGGCCTGCACGGTGAAACTCCCGAGCCGCTCGACGGGATACCAGTGGCTGGAGCAACTGGAGCTGAAGCGACCCACGTTCCGTCAGAGCAGTAAGCGCAACGCCGAGATCGCCGCGCGGCCCAAGGGAGCCTACGGGAAGCTGCGGCCGACCCGGCCGGGCGAGTACCTGCTGATGGACACCACCCGCCTGGACGTATTCGCGCTTGATGCACTGACTCTGCAGTGGATGCAGGCCGAGGTGACCGTCGCGATGGACTGGTACACGCGTTGCATCACCGGCCTCGCGGTGACCCCGGTGTCCACGACCGCAGCAGACGTGGCCGGGGTTCTGTTCCAAACCTTCCGCCCGAGGCCGGTCGGTGAGTCCTGGCCGGAGGGCGCTGTGTGGCCGGACCACGGGATCCCACGCAAGCTACTTGTGGACTGGCAGGCGGTGGATGGGCCATTGGCCCAGGCGGCCGGCCCGGCGCTCGCGCCGGAGACGCTAGTGGTGGACCACGGCAAGGTCTACCTGTCGGAGCACCTGACCAGCGTGTGCCGCCGGATGGGGATCTCGGTGCAGCCCGCGCGACTACGTACCGGCCGCGATAAGGGGCCGATCGAGAGATTCTTCCGGACGATGCGTGAGGACCTACTGCAGGCGCTGCCCGGCTACAAGGGCCCTGACGTGCACGGACGCGGGAAGAACCCGGAGGGTGACGCGTTCTTCTTCCACCATGAACTCGAAGAGATCATCCGCGAGTGGGTGGCCACTGTGTACCACCGGCGTCCGCACAAGGGACTGGTTGACCCGCTGGTCCCGAAGCTCCGCCTGTCGCCGGTGCAGATGTTCGAGCACGGGCTGGCCAGGTCCGGATACGTGGAGGTGCCCCGCGATCCGGACCTGGCGTACGAGTTCTTGCCGGTGAAGATGCGCACAGTCCAGCACTACGGCGTCGAGATCGACGGACGCCGCTACAACGGGCCTGGCATCGACGACTTCCGTGACATGGGCAGCTCCCGCACGGGCCTGGCCACCCGCCGCAAGCCATTTGCCGTTGACCCCGGCGACATCACCCGCGTCTACTTCCGTGACCCACGCGACCGCACCTGGCACACCCTGCGGTGGGAGCACGCCCCGGCCGTCGACATGCCGCTGAGTGCCGAAGCGCTCACCTTCGCCCGCCGTCTGGCCAAGCAGAACTACCAGCACCCTGACGATCGCCTCGCCATCGCGCTGCTGCTCAAGCGCTGGCAGCTGGGGCTGGGCACCTCGCTCGCCGAGCGCCGCATCGCTCTGCGTCTGTCCCGCGAGCAGACGCTTCCGCTGCCGCCCACGTCGTCCGAGGATCCTGAGATCACGATGTTGCCGTCAGTGTCCCGGGTACTCGCCCTGCCCACACAGCCCCAAGCGACCGACGAGGACGTGGCTGTGCAGGCGGACGTCGTCGACGACACGGACGACGATGACGACCTGCTCGACGACATCGACTTCTACGCCACCGCACTGAAGGACGTGGAATGA
- a CDS encoding AAA family ATPase translates to MTAPHTRRSPTVKDSQERLRQRLDHLTLSRKEGFKKLAEAPARTQPEPLTRTQLAALGEAARAEYDRARRKWHANLGPLQTRQMADLHEDLWDIVDSNDQDGDKVKGGIAIDAFPGLGKTTAVLAFAKQFHRREIAEHGRLTDDGHERWPVCRVGLTSNTSMRDFNRGILEYYGHPGRHRGTATDFGFRALDCVLSCETKLLIVDDLHFLKWRNTNGIEVSNHFKYIANEFPVTLLLVGVGLEARGLFDEGTSYEDGVLAQTGRRTTRLDMTSFSVATELGRRDWRNTLLAIEQRVVLAQCRPGMIADDLSDYLFARSTGHIGSLMTLINRGCQRAIRTGAEHLDIALLDQVKNDAAAEKGQRELRLAFEKGKLRSQPRKNAA, encoded by the coding sequence ATGACCGCACCGCACACCCGCAGGAGCCCGACGGTCAAGGATTCGCAGGAGAGGCTGCGGCAGCGGCTGGACCATCTGACCCTTTCCCGCAAGGAGGGCTTCAAGAAGCTGGCCGAGGCCCCTGCCCGGACACAGCCCGAACCGCTGACCCGTACCCAGCTGGCCGCGCTCGGGGAAGCCGCCCGAGCCGAGTACGACCGGGCCCGCCGCAAGTGGCATGCCAACCTGGGCCCGCTGCAGACCCGGCAGATGGCCGACCTGCACGAGGACCTGTGGGACATCGTGGATAGCAACGACCAGGACGGCGACAAGGTCAAGGGCGGCATCGCCATCGACGCCTTCCCGGGCCTGGGCAAGACCACCGCGGTCCTCGCATTCGCCAAGCAGTTCCACCGCCGCGAGATCGCCGAACACGGGCGGCTCACAGACGACGGCCACGAGCGCTGGCCGGTCTGCCGGGTCGGCCTGACCAGCAACACCAGCATGCGCGATTTCAACCGCGGCATCCTGGAGTACTACGGCCACCCCGGCCGCCACCGCGGCACCGCCACCGACTTCGGGTTTCGCGCCCTGGACTGCGTCCTGTCTTGCGAGACGAAGCTGTTGATCGTCGACGACCTGCACTTCCTCAAGTGGCGCAACACCAACGGCATCGAGGTCAGCAACCACTTCAAGTACATCGCCAACGAATTCCCCGTCACGCTGTTGCTGGTCGGGGTGGGCCTGGAGGCCCGGGGACTCTTCGACGAGGGGACCAGCTACGAAGACGGGGTCCTGGCCCAGACCGGCCGCCGCACCACCCGCCTGGACATGACTTCCTTCTCCGTCGCCACCGAGCTGGGCCGCCGCGACTGGCGCAATACCCTGCTCGCGATCGAACAGCGCGTCGTCCTCGCACAGTGCCGACCTGGCATGATCGCTGACGACTTGTCCGACTACCTCTTCGCCCGCAGCACCGGACACATCGGCTCCCTGATGACACTGATCAATCGAGGTTGCCAGCGCGCCATTCGCACCGGAGCTGAACACCTGGATATCGCCCTGCTCGACCAGGTCAAGAACGACGCAGCCGCCGAGAAGGGACAACGCGAACTCCGCCTGGCCTTCGAGAAGGGAAAGCTCCGCAGCCAGCCCCGCAAGAACGCTGCCTGA
- a CDS encoding TniQ family protein, with protein sequence MSRRTLPIRLAPLPGEALDSWFEATAHRLHTPLTHLLPQLGLSPRRSRSNRTVDIPINWTVLLRPAEADAVAATGTAPDRLAAMTLEQYNHRAVEIDTATRQVMRQVLWGRARGSRFCPDCLRDNGGRWPLSWRLGWTFACTTHQRLLADLCPHCGHIPRQSSHPVHVIPQQGLCAAPLATNGRRSTSARCHTPLTDAESRHLGPDHPALLAQLALDEIIASVTIGSGIYTGRPQPVRTVLADMHSVAVRALNAPSLSNLVSFVPADLLDAYEGVRALKPGQSAIANPPKRLGFMTPPSAITTAVSLTAAVRVLATNDVQDAAETLRQFFPAARKFHGQLSPTSIDRWGHACSPVIKAVRLAAVGPLLRPTDQLRYRVASPFPGQHTSTDRVSERYRFVPTMFWPTWSLLLQPGTGLLPRVMRPALSAALLFVGSRLEYAEAARLLADRDRSNARHIIQQVFNDPQWRTISTALVRLADHLDAHPAPIDYQRRRKLDYTDLLPREVWDTISRNAGILPGRQVRSKLARAFLFERLSGMPTDLAPTHFRTNTAPERSLLAGFIADLTPDLAAELDLVAQDFLRSHGIAEPTTWQPPKNLLAGLVLPGTDPDAVEVKHLHELVRRPDASVGRVAQALGTTIETVRHVLSEQPAPPLPKTLAQARATGDMRRWARTVLPKEEFARLYHDQQLSLRKIADKYGIGLKVITALGREYGIVTRQFGGPIPISVDRDWLHYQYVVQQRTLGQIAAELGMSDTNLLRRARQLGIPLRSSGGPSHASALTVRAQAKAAPPILRKVLTGTGAHERLRRFAAAADYRSMQVAAHELDVCSSALVLQINRLERELGGPLFHRANRKRPMALTPLGECLLAAIHQHL encoded by the coding sequence ATGAGTCGGCGAACCCTGCCGATCCGCCTCGCCCCGCTGCCCGGCGAGGCCCTAGACTCCTGGTTCGAGGCTACTGCCCACCGCCTGCACACGCCCCTGACCCACCTCCTGCCTCAACTCGGCTTGTCACCCCGGCGGTCACGCAGTAACCGCACCGTAGACATCCCGATCAACTGGACCGTCCTGCTCCGACCTGCCGAGGCCGATGCGGTCGCCGCCACCGGCACCGCCCCCGACCGGCTGGCGGCCATGACCTTGGAGCAGTACAACCACCGCGCGGTAGAAATCGACACCGCCACCCGGCAGGTGATGCGCCAGGTTCTGTGGGGACGCGCCCGCGGCTCCCGCTTCTGCCCCGACTGCCTGCGTGACAACGGCGGCCGCTGGCCCCTGTCCTGGCGCCTGGGCTGGACCTTCGCCTGCACCACCCACCAGCGCCTGCTGGCCGACCTGTGCCCGCACTGCGGGCACATCCCCCGCCAGAGCTCCCACCCCGTGCACGTGATCCCCCAGCAGGGGCTCTGCGCAGCCCCGCTTGCCACCAACGGCAGACGGTCCACGAGCGCCCGCTGCCACACACCCCTCACCGACGCCGAGAGCCGGCACCTGGGCCCCGACCATCCAGCCCTACTCGCTCAGCTCGCCCTCGACGAGATCATCGCCTCCGTCACCATCGGCTCCGGCATCTATACCGGCAGGCCACAGCCGGTACGGACCGTCCTGGCCGACATGCACTCCGTCGCAGTACGAGCCCTGAACGCACCCAGCCTCAGCAACCTCGTCAGCTTCGTGCCCGCCGATCTCCTCGACGCCTACGAGGGTGTGCGGGCACTGAAGCCCGGACAGAGCGCCATCGCCAACCCGCCCAAACGCCTGGGCTTCATGACTCCTCCGAGCGCGATCACGACCGCAGTGAGCCTCACCGCTGCCGTGCGCGTCCTGGCTACGAACGACGTTCAGGACGCGGCCGAGACCCTGCGGCAATTTTTCCCCGCCGCCCGGAAATTCCACGGCCAGCTCAGCCCCACCAGTATCGACCGATGGGGACACGCCTGCAGTCCGGTCATCAAAGCTGTACGCCTCGCGGCGGTGGGCCCGCTGCTGCGGCCCACCGACCAGCTGCGCTACCGGGTCGCCTCACCCTTCCCCGGACAGCACACCTCCACCGATCGCGTCTCCGAGCGATACCGCTTCGTCCCCACGATGTTCTGGCCCACCTGGTCCCTGCTGTTGCAGCCCGGCACCGGCCTGCTGCCGCGCGTCATGCGGCCAGCCCTGTCCGCCGCACTCCTGTTCGTCGGCAGCCGCCTGGAGTACGCCGAAGCCGCCCGGCTCCTCGCCGATCGCGACCGGAGCAACGCCCGTCACATCATCCAGCAGGTGTTCAACGACCCACAGTGGCGAACCATCTCCACCGCCCTCGTGCGGCTGGCCGACCACCTCGACGCACACCCCGCCCCGATCGACTACCAGCGCCGACGGAAACTCGACTACACGGACCTGCTACCCAGGGAAGTGTGGGACACCATCAGCCGGAACGCGGGGATCCTGCCTGGCCGGCAGGTCCGCAGCAAGCTCGCCCGCGCTTTCCTGTTCGAGCGCTTGAGCGGAATGCCGACTGACTTGGCACCCACGCACTTCCGTACCAACACTGCCCCCGAACGTTCCCTCCTGGCCGGCTTCATCGCAGACCTCACCCCCGACCTCGCCGCTGAACTAGATCTCGTGGCACAGGACTTCCTCCGTTCCCACGGCATCGCCGAGCCGACCACCTGGCAGCCGCCCAAGAACCTCCTGGCCGGCCTCGTGCTGCCCGGTACTGACCCCGACGCCGTGGAGGTAAAGCATCTCCATGAGCTGGTCCGTAGACCTGACGCCAGCGTCGGACGCGTCGCCCAAGCCCTCGGCACCACCATCGAGACCGTCCGGCACGTACTCTCCGAGCAGCCCGCACCCCCGCTACCGAAGACCCTCGCACAAGCCCGTGCCACTGGAGACATGCGCCGTTGGGCCCGCACTGTCCTACCCAAAGAGGAATTCGCCCGCCTCTACCACGACCAGCAACTCTCCCTGCGGAAGATCGCTGACAAGTACGGCATCGGCCTCAAGGTCATCACCGCCCTCGGCCGTGAATACGGCATCGTCACGCGCCAGTTCGGCGGTCCCATCCCTATCTCCGTCGACCGCGACTGGCTGCATTACCAGTACGTGGTCCAGCAGCGGACCCTTGGCCAGATCGCGGCCGAGCTCGGCATGAGCGACACCAACCTCCTGCGCCGGGCACGCCAGCTCGGCATCCCGTTGCGCTCTAGCGGTGGTCCGAGCCACGCCAGCGCTCTCACTGTCCGGGCCCAGGCCAAGGCCGCCCCGCCCATCTTGCGGAAGGTGCTGACCGGCACCGGAGCCCACGAGCGCCTCCGACGCTTCGCCGCCGCAGCCGACTACCGCTCCATGCAGGTCGCAGCTCACGAGCTCGACGTGTGCTCCTCCGCCCTCGTCCTGCAAATTAACCGCCTCGAACGAGAACTCGGCGGGCCACTGTTCCATCGGGCCAACCGGAAGCGCCCCATGGCGCTCACCCCGCTTGGCGAGTGTCTCCTCGCAGCGATCCACCAACACCTGTAG
- a CDS encoding winged helix-turn-helix transcriptional regulator, producing MSRTTMRAPKPDWTDPDCPVARTLDLVGDRWSLLVIRDAMDGARSFTEFQRRTGIARNILTERLRKLTAYGLLAQRTAPSGRRQEYVLTDAGRDLFSVILTLRQWGERHAFAPGEAHSTLVDEHGTPVPEIVPTSADGTPLDTATTHVQKTR from the coding sequence ATGTCGCGCACCACCATGCGCGCCCCGAAGCCTGACTGGACCGACCCCGACTGCCCCGTCGCCCGCACACTCGACCTCGTCGGCGACAGGTGGAGCCTTCTTGTCATCCGCGACGCGATGGACGGGGCGCGATCGTTCACCGAGTTCCAGCGACGTACCGGTATCGCCCGCAACATCCTCACTGAGCGCCTGCGCAAGCTCACCGCTTACGGGCTCCTCGCCCAGCGCACCGCGCCGTCGGGCCGGCGTCAGGAATACGTGCTCACCGACGCCGGCCGCGACCTCTTCTCAGTCATCCTCACTCTGCGGCAGTGGGGGGAGCGCCACGCCTTCGCCCCCGGCGAAGCGCACTCCACCCTGGTCGATGAGCACGGCACCCCTGTACCGGAAATCGTCCCGACCAGCGCCGACGGCACCCCCCTTGATACCGCGACCACCCACGTTCAGAAGACCCGATAG
- a CDS encoding MFS transporter has product MDVWRRLLLAAVCGVAVAGIYAAQPVLEPMGRDLGVPAAHTGWIVAIGQFGYLAGLVLLVPLGDVVVNRRRLIAVHLAITATGMILTASASAAWMAFAGLAVAGLFAVVVQTTVAYAASVSPPAERGRNIGVVTSGVVVGILGARVVTGTLADVWGWRSIYAVLAVLSLGLAALVLVALPPEERPSRPEGYRRAVASLGGLFGQRLLLTRGLIAFFLFASFGTLWSGLSLPLADAPWHLSESQIGLFGIAGLAGALGAARAGRWADAGRTTQVAGLALTLLVLSWAAIEQLPWTLGLLTVGIVALDFAVQAVHVSNQHLLTTAHPERTSSVIGGYMVFYSLGSALGAAATTAIYTLHGWAGSSLLGAGFAVCAMAVWATNRRLPSVAQTSVALGTEKARASESKPLVKPDRS; this is encoded by the coding sequence ATGGACGTGTGGCGGCGACTTCTGCTCGCGGCGGTGTGTGGCGTCGCTGTGGCCGGCATCTATGCCGCGCAGCCGGTTCTGGAGCCGATGGGACGGGATCTCGGTGTGCCGGCAGCACACACGGGGTGGATCGTTGCGATCGGTCAGTTCGGCTACCTGGCAGGGCTGGTGCTGCTGGTGCCGCTTGGCGATGTGGTCGTCAACAGGCGCCGGCTCATCGCCGTGCACCTGGCGATCACCGCAACGGGCATGATCCTTACGGCCTCGGCGTCAGCCGCATGGATGGCGTTCGCGGGGCTCGCGGTGGCCGGTCTGTTCGCGGTCGTCGTACAGACCACGGTGGCCTACGCCGCATCGGTCTCGCCGCCTGCCGAGCGCGGACGAAATATTGGCGTCGTGACCTCGGGTGTTGTGGTCGGCATCCTGGGCGCGCGGGTCGTCACCGGCACGCTCGCCGATGTATGGGGCTGGCGGAGCATCTATGCCGTGCTGGCGGTGCTCTCGCTCGGGCTCGCGGCTCTCGTTCTCGTCGCTCTGCCGCCAGAGGAACGTCCCAGCCGGCCTGAGGGGTACAGGCGGGCCGTCGCTTCACTTGGCGGACTCTTCGGTCAGCGCCTCTTGCTGACGCGGGGGCTCATCGCGTTCTTCTTGTTCGCATCCTTCGGAACGCTGTGGAGCGGGCTGTCCCTGCCGCTTGCGGACGCACCGTGGCACCTGAGCGAAAGCCAGATCGGATTGTTCGGCATCGCGGGACTCGCCGGCGCCCTCGGCGCGGCACGCGCGGGACGGTGGGCGGATGCAGGACGGACGACTCAGGTCGCCGGCCTCGCGCTCACCCTGCTCGTCCTCTCGTGGGCAGCGATCGAGCAGCTGCCGTGGACACTGGGGCTCCTCACCGTCGGAATCGTGGCCCTTGACTTCGCGGTCCAGGCCGTACATGTGAGCAACCAGCACCTGCTCACCACCGCGCATCCGGAGCGCACCAGCAGCGTCATCGGCGGCTACATGGTCTTCTATTCGCTCGGCTCCGCCCTCGGTGCAGCCGCAACCACCGCCATCTACACCCTTCACGGCTGGGCGGGCTCCAGTCTCCTCGGGGCAGGATTCGCGGTCTGCGCGATGGCCGTGTGGGCGACGAACAGGCGACTCCCCTCGGTGGCGCAAACATCCGTCGCTCTCGGCACAGAGAAAGCGCGCGCGAGCGAAAGCAAGCCGCTGGTCAAGCCGGACAGGTCATGA